CGTCTCTTTTGGTCCAGAAAGATCACaatcaaagattaaaaaaaaaataataataaattaaactgATCATTGATAACAAAAGGAAGAGCTTACGATACAGACACAAATATCTACATATCCTTTTCTGTAGCTTCTAAAATCTAATCAAAGCAATGCAACAAAAGTCATGCTATTCCTTTAGGATGTCAATCACTCTTCCAAAAAAGAAAGACCAAGGAATTACAATATCTTCCACTATACTACAATGTACACACATTAGAAAAAACCAAAATCTAACAACGAGGAAACATATAGAAAATTGTGTTTCATGATGAATATGATGCCCCATCTGGGAACAAGACAAGTACTTTCAACAACAGAGTGAATGTAAACAATGCAGAAGAAAAGACTACTTTCCACGATGTGACTACATATAAAGCGAAATATTACACATAATCtaaggaaaagaaaagacaaTAAGTGAATAATTTCACCAACTAGAAGAGGAGCCGATAAATTTACCCAAACAAATATGACCGTTGCTGTATATATGAGGATGCAGGGGAGCCGGATGCAAAAAAATAACCTGTTCAACCCACCAACAGACATGAAACAAGACAACATTCACCAACTATGTGCATAGAATGATAGGAATCTACCCAATAAGAACAAATTGCCAAAAGAAAAAAACACACTGACAAACCTGCGGGGCTTCCATAGGATAATGCTCAGGAAAATCAACTTGAAGCTGGTAAGTCTCATTTGCATAAAGGGTTCCTGGAGCTCCATTGACTTCAATCACCCACCTTTTGATCAAAACACACCAACCCAATACATACATGTAAAAGTTAATCAGAAAGCAACCAAAAGCACACAAAAACACAAACATTGACAAAATACCCAAAAGAAAAATCTCcagagaaaaaagaaagaaaagaaaaacctcaAAACCCCCAAAACATAATTTTGGCTGCacagaaaatagtgaaaagaagctGAACATAACAGATAACACCACTAGTAAAACTAGTTTCCATTTAAGCCAATTGATAAATCATTCAAGAAAAAGCAAAAACACCTTAAAGTGTAAAGATTAAAAAAATTTGCTTCTTTTTTCGAAATAGAAAGGATAAAAGTAGAAAGCCCTAAAGAGAAAATAAACCTTTGAAGATTATCGGTGACTTTGTGTTTGAAACCAGCCGGAGGATTGACCTGCCACTCCAACAACTCCTTCTGAAGCCGATTGCATGCAATCTTACTCAAAGCCTTGATTCATCAAAAACCCACATCATAAATCCAACAAAAACATCATAGAAATCATCACAAAGATCAATTACGaacaaaaaaactaaaatttataGTAAAACAAATTTGTATTGCAACGTTTGCGGATGGATAAAGTTAAAGAAGATGAACCAACCTTTCGAGTGGTGGTGGAGGAGCTTGTCATGGTTTTTTCTGTACAAAAGCACGGTGGTGAGTTTCAGAGGTGGGAGAGAGAAGAATTGAGAAATCTAATTGAGGTGTTGACGAAAGGGACAAAGGGGACCAGACACCCCGGTTTCATAACCCATCACTATatctatttcttttttctttttcatttttttttaatattgttgtCAAG
The genomic region above belongs to Humulus lupulus chromosome 1, drHumLupu1.1, whole genome shotgun sequence and contains:
- the LOC133812703 gene encoding probable ubiquitin-conjugating enzyme E2 16, encoding MTSSSTTTRKALSKIACNRLQKELLEWQVNPPAGFKHKVTDNLQRWVIEVNGAPGTLYANETYQLQVDFPEHYPMEAPQVIFLHPAPLHPHIYSNGHICLDILYDSWSPAMTVSSICISILSMLSSSTAKQRPEDNDRYVKNCRNGRSPKETRWWFHDDKV